A region from the Variovorax sp. RKNM96 genome encodes:
- a CDS encoding NUDIX hydrolase: MAARWKPNVTVAAVIEQDGRFLLVEEHTADGLMLNTPAGHLDRGESPAEGCIRETLEETAHHFTPTALIGIYMARSRPEAEQGEDVTYMRFAFAGVLGAKEEGRALDEGIVRTLWMTPDEIRASVARHRSPLLLQCVEDYLAGQRHSLDLVHIDESVRAPPLKR, from the coding sequence ATGGCCGCGCGCTGGAAGCCCAACGTCACCGTCGCCGCGGTGATCGAGCAGGACGGTCGCTTCCTGCTGGTCGAGGAGCACACCGCCGACGGCCTCATGCTCAATACGCCCGCGGGCCATCTTGATCGCGGCGAATCGCCGGCCGAAGGGTGCATCCGCGAGACGCTCGAGGAAACCGCCCACCACTTCACCCCCACCGCGCTCATCGGCATCTATATGGCGCGTTCGCGTCCAGAGGCCGAGCAGGGGGAAGACGTGACCTACATGCGCTTCGCCTTCGCCGGCGTGCTCGGCGCCAAGGAGGAGGGCCGCGCGCTTGACGAGGGCATCGTGCGCACGCTGTGGATGACGCCCGATGAAATCCGCGCCAGCGTGGCACGGCATCGCAGCCCATTGCTGCTGCAGTGCGTCGAAGACTACCTGGCCGGCCAGCGCCATTCGCTCGACCTGGTCCACATCGATGAATCGGTGCGGGCCCCGCCGCTCAAACGATGA
- a CDS encoding DUF4019 domain-containing protein — translation MNRMTRLLLSATLLWSCFTGLAAAQDIVEPSDMVRGGMQAIQMIDQGKAGELWDGATPAARKRVTRADFTGQVAKSRASLGSPQQRIWVAVNRQVVADADADTAGQYVSVEYETRFANKPDGTLRELVSFHLDRDRTWRFSGYVLR, via the coding sequence ATGAATCGCATGACCCGACTGCTGCTCTCCGCCACGCTGCTCTGGAGCTGCTTCACCGGCTTGGCGGCCGCGCAGGACATCGTCGAGCCCAGCGACATGGTGCGCGGCGGCATGCAGGCGATCCAGATGATCGACCAGGGCAAGGCCGGCGAACTCTGGGACGGCGCCACACCGGCCGCCCGCAAACGCGTGACCCGCGCCGATTTCACAGGTCAGGTCGCCAAGAGCCGCGCATCGCTCGGCTCGCCCCAACAGCGCATCTGGGTAGCGGTCAACCGCCAGGTCGTCGCCGACGCAGATGCGGACACGGCCGGCCAGTACGTCAGCGTCGAATACGAGACCCGCTTCGCCAACAAGCCCGACGGCACCCTGCGCGAACTCGTGAGCTTCCATCTCGACCGCGACCGGACCTGGCGCTTCAGCGGCTACGTGCTGCGCTAG
- a CDS encoding response regulator transcription factor: MRIAVLDNGAEQLKLINHTMTGLGHESHMYTEGKTLLQSLRRQTFDLLILDWSLPDIKGLDVVKAIRHELKSRLPILFVTDRRDEADMVEALNSGADDFMAKPIRAGELEARVNALLRRSYPAKHESELVFGPYHFYPPSRLLKVRGKPVELKNREYELALFLFQNLGRLLSREHLHEAVWGLGVEALSRSLDTHVSRLRTKLDLRPANGFLLLAIYGLGYRLETIEANTLPATASR, from the coding sequence ATGCGTATTGCCGTACTGGACAACGGGGCGGAACAGCTCAAGTTGATCAACCACACCATGACGGGACTCGGGCACGAGTCCCACATGTACACCGAAGGAAAAACGCTGCTGCAGTCCTTGCGCAGGCAGACCTTCGACCTGCTGATCCTCGATTGGAGCCTTCCTGATATCAAGGGGCTCGACGTGGTCAAGGCCATCCGGCACGAACTCAAGAGCCGATTGCCCATCCTCTTCGTGACCGACAGGCGCGACGAGGCCGACATGGTCGAAGCCCTCAACAGCGGTGCCGACGACTTCATGGCCAAGCCCATCCGGGCCGGTGAGCTGGAGGCGCGCGTCAACGCGCTGCTGCGCCGCTCCTATCCCGCGAAGCACGAGTCCGAACTGGTTTTCGGCCCCTACCACTTCTACCCCCCTTCGCGCCTGCTGAAGGTGCGGGGCAAGCCGGTCGAACTGAAGAACCGCGAGTACGAACTGGCGCTGTTCCTGTTCCAGAACCTGGGGCGCCTGCTCTCGCGCGAACACCTGCACGAAGCGGTGTGGGGGCTGGGCGTCGAGGCGCTCTCGCGCTCGCTCGACACCCACGTGTCGCGCCTGCGGACCAAGCTCGACCTTCGCCCCGCGAACGGCTTCCTGCTGCTGGCCATCTACGGACTGGGCTACCGGCTCGAAACGATCGAGGCGAACACCCTGCCCGCAACCGCCTCGCGATAG
- a CDS encoding Re/Si-specific NAD(P)(+) transhydrogenase subunit alpha: MLIGVPAETAAGETRVAVTPETVKKLVASGHIVRIQSGAGVAASVTDAAYQTAGAEITDQAGALSADMVLKVRTPSDAEAGLMKSGAVVIGMLNPFDAAGLQRLASAGVTGFALEAAPRTTRAQSMDVLSSQANIAGYKAVMIAADRYQRFFPMLMTAAGTVKAARVVILGVGVAGLQAIATAKRLGAVIEASDVRPSVKEQIESLGGKFIEVSYDTDEEKEAAVGVGGYAKPMPPSWLARQQVEVAKRVALADIVISTALIPGRAAPTLITEDMVKAMKPGSVIVDIAAGKGPDGVGGNCPLSEADKTVVKHGVTIVGETNLAALVAADASALYARNVLDFLKLIVTKEGALKIDLEDDIVAACRVTQDGQVTKK, from the coding sequence ATGCTGATAGGCGTGCCTGCCGAAACCGCGGCTGGCGAAACCCGAGTGGCCGTGACACCCGAAACGGTGAAGAAACTGGTCGCTTCCGGGCACATCGTTCGTATTCAGTCGGGGGCCGGCGTCGCAGCCAGCGTCACCGATGCGGCCTACCAGACCGCCGGCGCGGAAATCACCGACCAGGCGGGCGCGTTGTCCGCCGACATGGTGCTCAAGGTGCGCACGCCCAGCGATGCCGAGGCTGGGCTGATGAAGTCCGGCGCCGTCGTCATCGGCATGCTCAATCCGTTCGATGCCGCGGGCCTGCAGCGCCTGGCGTCGGCCGGCGTGACCGGCTTCGCCCTCGAAGCCGCGCCGCGCACCACCCGCGCCCAGAGCATGGACGTGCTCTCCTCCCAAGCCAACATCGCCGGCTACAAGGCCGTGATGATCGCGGCCGACCGCTACCAGCGCTTCTTCCCGATGCTCATGACGGCGGCCGGCACCGTGAAGGCAGCACGCGTCGTCATCCTCGGCGTCGGCGTGGCCGGCCTGCAGGCGATCGCCACGGCCAAGCGCCTGGGCGCCGTGATCGAAGCCTCCGACGTTCGCCCGAGCGTCAAGGAGCAGATCGAATCGCTCGGCGGCAAGTTCATCGAGGTGTCGTACGACACCGATGAAGAAAAGGAAGCCGCCGTCGGCGTTGGCGGCTACGCCAAGCCGATGCCCCCGAGCTGGCTCGCGCGCCAGCAGGTCGAGGTCGCCAAGCGCGTGGCGCTGGCCGACATCGTCATCAGCACCGCACTCATCCCCGGTCGCGCCGCGCCGACGCTCATCACCGAGGACATGGTCAAGGCCATGAAGCCCGGCTCGGTGATCGTCGACATCGCCGCCGGCAAGGGGCCTGACGGCGTGGGCGGCAACTGCCCGCTGTCGGAAGCCGACAAGACGGTCGTGAAGCACGGCGTGACCATCGTCGGCGAGACCAACCTGGCGGCGCTCGTGGCGGCCGATGCATCGGCGCTCTATGCGCGCAATGTGCTCGACTTCCTGAAGCTCATCGTCACCAAGGAAGGTGCGCTCAAGATCGACCTCGAAGACGACATCGTCGCCGCCTGCCGCGTCACGCAGGACGGCCAGGTCACGAAGAAATAA
- a CDS encoding NAD(P) transhydrogenase subunit alpha, producing the protein MDPVSHTVINLIIFVLAIYVGYHVVWTVTPALHTPLMAVTNAISAIVIVGAMLAAALTTTPLGKTMGVLAVALAAVNVFGGFLVTRRMLEMFKKKEKKAAPKAEEGAAK; encoded by the coding sequence ATGGATCCCGTTTCCCACACAGTCATCAACCTGATCATCTTCGTGCTGGCCATCTACGTGGGCTACCACGTGGTCTGGACCGTCACGCCCGCGCTGCACACGCCGCTGATGGCCGTGACCAACGCGATCTCGGCGATCGTGATCGTGGGCGCCATGCTGGCGGCCGCGCTCACCACCACGCCGCTGGGCAAGACCATGGGCGTGCTCGCGGTGGCCCTGGCCGCGGTGAACGTCTTCGGCGGCTTCCTCGTCACGCGGCGGATGCTGGAGATGTTCAAGAAGAAAGAAAAGAAGGCCGCTCCCAAGGCAGAAGAAGGAGCCGCCAAGTGA
- a CDS encoding NAD(P)(+) transhydrogenase (Re/Si-specific) subunit beta, which produces MSMNLVTLLYLVASVCFIQALKGLSHPTTSIRGNIFGMTGMAIAVLTTIALIHGQARSLNVDFGTGLAWVLAAVVVGGGLGAFMANKVEMTKMPELVAFMHSMIGLAAVFIGVAAVAEPWAFGITAAPVAALIGAQTPDGAVILDGFVRYAIPAGNRLELFLGAAIGAITFSGSVIAFGKLSGKYKFRLFQGAPVQFSGQHMLNLVLGLLTVALGLVFVFTESWSAFFAMLALAFVMGVLIIIPIGGADMPVVVSMLNSYSGWAAAGIGFSLNNAMLIVAGSLVGSSGAILSYIMCKAMNRSFFNVILGGFGGEATTAGGAAKEQRPVKTGSADDAAFVLGNAETVVIVPGYGLAVARAQHAVKELAAKLTEKGIIVKYAIHPVAGRMPGHMNVLLAEAEVPYDQVFEMEDINGEFGQVDVAIILGANDVVNPAAHTKGSPIYGMPILEAYKAKTVIVNKRSMAAGYAGLDNELFYMDKTMMVFGDAKKVVEDMGKAIE; this is translated from the coding sequence GTGAGCATGAACCTCGTCACGCTGCTGTACCTCGTTGCCAGCGTCTGCTTCATCCAGGCCTTGAAGGGCCTGTCCCATCCCACCACCTCGATCCGCGGCAACATCTTCGGCATGACCGGCATGGCGATCGCCGTGCTCACGACCATCGCGCTGATCCACGGACAGGCGCGCTCGCTCAACGTCGACTTCGGCACGGGCCTCGCATGGGTGCTGGCGGCCGTGGTGGTCGGCGGCGGCCTGGGTGCCTTCATGGCCAACAAGGTCGAGATGACCAAGATGCCCGAGCTGGTCGCCTTCATGCACAGCATGATCGGCCTGGCCGCGGTCTTCATCGGCGTGGCCGCGGTGGCCGAGCCCTGGGCCTTCGGCATCACCGCCGCGCCCGTGGCCGCGCTCATCGGCGCGCAGACGCCGGACGGCGCCGTCATCCTCGACGGCTTCGTGCGCTACGCCATTCCCGCCGGCAACCGGCTCGAACTGTTCCTGGGTGCGGCCATCGGCGCCATCACCTTCAGCGGCTCGGTCATCGCCTTCGGCAAGCTCTCGGGCAAGTACAAGTTCCGCCTGTTCCAGGGCGCGCCGGTGCAGTTCTCGGGCCAGCACATGCTCAACCTCGTGCTGGGCCTCCTGACCGTCGCGCTGGGCCTGGTGTTCGTCTTCACCGAAAGCTGGTCCGCGTTCTTCGCGATGCTGGCGCTGGCCTTCGTGATGGGCGTGCTCATCATCATCCCGATCGGCGGCGCGGACATGCCGGTGGTGGTGTCGATGCTCAACAGCTACTCGGGCTGGGCGGCCGCGGGCATCGGCTTCAGCCTGAACAACGCGATGCTGATCGTGGCCGGTTCGCTGGTGGGTTCCTCGGGCGCGATCCTGAGCTACATCATGTGCAAGGCCATGAACCGCTCGTTCTTCAACGTGATCCTGGGCGGCTTCGGCGGCGAGGCGACCACGGCCGGCGGCGCGGCCAAGGAGCAGCGCCCGGTGAAGACCGGCAGCGCCGACGATGCGGCCTTCGTGCTCGGCAATGCCGAGACGGTGGTGATCGTGCCGGGCTACGGCCTGGCCGTGGCACGCGCACAGCACGCGGTGAAAGAGCTCGCCGCCAAGCTCACCGAGAAGGGCATCATCGTCAAGTACGCCATTCACCCGGTGGCGGGCCGCATGCCGGGCCACATGAACGTGCTGTTGGCCGAGGCCGAGGTGCCCTACGACCAGGTGTTCGAGATGGAAGACATCAACGGCGAGTTCGGCCAGGTCGATGTGGCGATCATCCTGGGCGCCAACGACGTGGTGAACCCGGCCGCGCACACCAAGGGCAGCCCGATCTACGGCATGCCGATCCTGGAAGCCTACAAGGCCAAGACCGTCATCGTGAACAAGCGCTCCATGGCGGCGGGCTATGCGGGCCTGGACAACGAACTCTTCTACATGGACAAGACCATGATGGTTTTTGGGGATGCGAAGAAAGTAGTGGAAGATATGGGCAAGGCCATCGAATAG
- a CDS encoding long-chain-fatty-acid--CoA ligase, which translates to MTDRPWLSSYPQGVPADIDASHYSSLVGLMEESFTKYADRTAYSFMGKDVSYAETDKQSKAFAAYLQGLGLVKGDRVAAMMPNCPQYPIAVAAILRAGLILVNVNPLYTPRELEHQLKDSGAKAIVIMENFGTTLQQCIAATPIKHIVLTSMGDRLGFLKGALVNYVVRNVKKMVPAFNLPGAVRFNDALDKGASRTLQAPAIGPDDVAVLQYTGGTTGVSKGAVLLHRNVIANVLQSEAWNEPVMVQVPAGEQPTSVCALPLYHIFAFTVGMMLNMRTGGKLILIPNPRDLAGVLKELSKHTIHSFPAVNTLFNGLANHPDFNTVNWKNLKVSVGGGMAVQAAVAKLWLEKTGCPICEGYGLSETSPSTTCNPTNSKAYTGTIGLPLPGTWLKLLDDDGNEVPMGQPGEIAIKGPQVMAGYWQRPDETAKVMTPDGYFKSGDIGVVDERGYFKVVDRKKDMILVSGFNVYPNEIEDVVAQIPGVLECAAVGVVDDKTGEAVKLVIVKKDESLTEAQVREYCRANLTGYKQPRIVEFRTDLPKTPVGKILRRELRDAKK; encoded by the coding sequence ATGACCGACCGCCCCTGGCTCAGCAGCTATCCGCAAGGCGTGCCCGCCGACATCGACGCTTCGCACTATTCCTCGCTGGTCGGCCTCATGGAAGAGAGCTTCACCAAGTACGCCGACCGCACCGCCTACAGCTTCATGGGCAAGGACGTGAGCTACGCGGAGACCGACAAGCAGAGCAAGGCCTTCGCCGCGTACCTCCAGGGCCTGGGCCTGGTCAAGGGCGATCGCGTGGCCGCGATGATGCCCAACTGCCCGCAGTACCCGATCGCGGTGGCGGCCATCCTTCGCGCGGGGCTGATCCTGGTGAACGTGAACCCGCTCTACACGCCGCGCGAACTGGAGCACCAGCTCAAGGACTCGGGCGCCAAGGCCATCGTGATCATGGAGAACTTCGGCACCACGCTGCAGCAATGCATCGCGGCCACGCCGATCAAGCACATCGTGCTCACCTCGATGGGCGACCGCCTCGGTTTCCTCAAGGGCGCGCTGGTCAACTACGTGGTGCGCAACGTCAAGAAGATGGTGCCGGCCTTCAACCTGCCCGGTGCCGTGCGCTTCAACGATGCGCTCGACAAGGGCGCGAGCCGCACACTGCAGGCGCCGGCCATCGGCCCCGACGACGTGGCCGTGCTGCAGTACACCGGCGGCACCACCGGCGTCTCGAAGGGTGCGGTGCTGCTGCATCGCAACGTGATCGCCAACGTGCTGCAGTCCGAGGCCTGGAACGAACCCGTGATGGTGCAGGTGCCGGCCGGTGAGCAGCCCACCAGCGTGTGCGCGCTGCCGCTGTATCACATCTTCGCGTTCACGGTCGGCATGATGCTGAACATGCGCACGGGCGGCAAGCTGATCCTGATCCCGAATCCGCGCGACCTCGCAGGCGTGCTGAAGGAGCTCTCGAAGCACACGATCCACAGCTTCCCGGCGGTCAACACGCTCTTCAACGGCCTCGCGAACCATCCCGATTTCAACACCGTCAACTGGAAGAACCTCAAGGTCTCGGTGGGCGGCGGCATGGCGGTGCAGGCCGCGGTCGCGAAACTCTGGCTCGAGAAAACGGGTTGCCCGATCTGCGAAGGCTACGGCCTCTCCGAGACCTCGCCGTCGACCACCTGCAACCCCACGAACAGCAAGGCCTATACCGGCACCATCGGCCTGCCGCTGCCGGGCACCTGGCTCAAGCTTCTGGACGACGACGGCAACGAAGTGCCGATGGGCCAGCCGGGCGAGATCGCCATCAAGGGTCCGCAGGTGATGGCCGGCTACTGGCAGCGCCCCGACGAGACCGCCAAGGTCATGACGCCCGACGGCTACTTCAAGAGCGGCGACATCGGCGTGGTCGACGAGCGCGGCTACTTCAAGGTGGTGGATCGCAAGAAGGACATGATCCTGGTGTCGGGCTTCAACGTGTACCCGAACGAGATCGAAGACGTCGTTGCACAGATTCCGGGCGTGCTCGAATGCGCGGCGGTGGGCGTGGTCGACGACAAGACCGGTGAAGCGGTGAAGCTCGTGATCGTGAAGAAGGACGAGTCGCTCACCGAGGCGCAGGTGCGCGAATACTGTAGAGCAAACCTTACGGGTTACAAGCAGCCGCGAATCGTAGAGTTTCGTACGGACCTGCCGAAAACGCCGGTTGGAAAAATCCTCCGCCGCGAACTGCGCGACGCCAAGAAGTAA
- a CDS encoding ABC transporter permease subunit, with the protein MFRFILTRVSLLVPTFIGMTLLAFFLIRLVPGDPIETMAGERGIDPARHAELRTAYGFDKPILVQYGIYIGRVLHGDLGKSIITQDKVMSEFLALFPATVELGVCAILFALLLGLPAGILAAVRRNSIFDHGVMATSLTGYSMPIFWWGLLLILFFSVQLGWTPVSGRIAVQYFIEPETGFLLIDSLRAGDTDAFWSALHHLILPAIVLGTVPLAVIARMTRSAMLEVLGEDYIRTARAKGLSRFRVVGLHALRNALIPVVTVIGLQVGVLFTGAILTETIFSWPGVGKWLIEAIGRRDYPVLQGGMLLLGGIVMLVNLLVDVAYGVINPRIRR; encoded by the coding sequence ATGTTCAGATTCATATTGACCCGCGTGAGCCTGCTGGTGCCGACCTTCATCGGCATGACGCTGCTGGCCTTCTTCCTCATCCGGCTCGTGCCGGGCGACCCCATTGAAACCATGGCCGGCGAACGCGGGATCGATCCCGCGCGCCATGCCGAGCTGCGCACCGCCTACGGCTTCGACAAGCCGATCCTCGTGCAGTACGGCATCTACATCGGCCGCGTGCTGCATGGCGACCTCGGCAAGTCGATCATCACGCAGGACAAGGTGATGAGCGAGTTCCTCGCGCTCTTTCCGGCCACGGTCGAGCTTGGCGTCTGCGCGATTCTTTTCGCGCTGCTGCTGGGCTTGCCCGCCGGCATCCTCGCGGCGGTGCGGCGCAATTCCATCTTCGACCACGGCGTGATGGCCACGTCGCTCACCGGCTACTCGATGCCCATCTTCTGGTGGGGGCTGCTGCTGATCCTGTTCTTCTCGGTGCAGCTCGGATGGACGCCCGTTTCCGGGCGCATCGCGGTGCAGTACTTCATCGAGCCCGAGACCGGCTTCCTGTTGATCGACTCGCTGCGCGCCGGCGACACCGACGCCTTCTGGTCGGCGCTGCACCACCTGATTCTTCCGGCCATCGTGCTGGGCACCGTGCCGCTCGCGGTGATCGCGCGCATGACGCGCTCGGCCATGCTCGAAGTGCTCGGCGAGGACTACATCCGCACCGCGCGCGCCAAGGGTCTTTCGCGCTTTCGCGTGGTGGGCCTGCATGCGCTTCGCAATGCGTTGATCCCGGTCGTCACGGTCATCGGGTTGCAGGTGGGCGTGCTCTTCACCGGCGCGATCCTCACCGAGACGATTTTTTCCTGGCCCGGTGTCGGCAAGTGGCTCATCGAGGCCATCGGCCGACGCGACTATCCGGTGCTGCAGGGCGGCATGCTGCTGCTCGGCGGCATCGTGATGCTGGTCAATCTTCTGGTCGACGTGGCTTACGGCGTCATCAATCCCCGCATTCGACGCTGA
- a CDS encoding ABC transporter permease subunit, translating to MNTTSNPTIPTTGANTAPPGPWREFWTAFSANRGAVIGLVTIVVLLLVALFAPWIAPHAPNETNSAVFLQPPAWQQGGTWSYLLGTDAIGRDILSRLMYGARLSLSIGVAVVALSVVAGVVLGLIAGFFRGVLEIAIMRLMDIVLTLPSLLLAIVIVAILGPGLVNAMLAVAIVVLPHYVRITRAAVIAEVSRDYVTAARVSGAGTLRLMFREVLPNCAAPLIVQASLGISTAILDAAALGFLGLGAQPPSPEWGTMLADAREFVLRAWWVVTFPGLAILAAVLAFNLLGDGLRDALDPKLKR from the coding sequence ATGAACACGACTTCGAACCCCACCATTCCGACGACCGGCGCCAACACCGCGCCGCCCGGCCCCTGGCGCGAATTCTGGACCGCCTTCTCGGCGAACCGCGGCGCGGTCATCGGGCTCGTGACCATCGTCGTGCTCTTGCTCGTCGCGCTGTTCGCGCCGTGGATCGCACCGCACGCGCCCAACGAAACCAACAGCGCCGTCTTCCTGCAGCCGCCCGCGTGGCAGCAGGGCGGAACGTGGAGCTACCTGCTGGGCACCGATGCCATCGGCCGCGACATTCTTTCGCGGCTCATGTACGGCGCGCGGCTTTCTCTGTCGATCGGCGTCGCCGTGGTGGCGCTGTCGGTCGTGGCCGGCGTGGTGCTCGGGCTCATCGCGGGATTTTTCCGCGGCGTGCTCGAGATCGCGATCATGCGGCTCATGGACATCGTGCTCACGCTGCCGAGCTTGCTGCTGGCCATCGTGATCGTCGCGATCCTCGGCCCGGGGCTCGTCAACGCGATGCTCGCGGTGGCCATCGTGGTGCTGCCGCATTACGTGCGCATCACGCGCGCGGCCGTCATCGCCGAGGTCTCGCGCGACTACGTGACCGCGGCCCGTGTGAGCGGTGCCGGCACGCTGCGCCTGATGTTCCGCGAGGTGCTGCCCAACTGCGCGGCACCGCTGATCGTGCAGGCCTCGCTCGGCATTTCCACCGCCATCCTCGATGCGGCGGCGCTCGGGTTCCTCGGCCTCGGCGCGCAGCCGCCATCGCCCGAGTGGGGAACGATGCTGGCCGATGCGCGCGAGTTCGTGCTGCGCGCGTGGTGGGTCGTGACCTTCCCGGGTCTCGCGATCCTCGCGGCCGTGCTGGCTTTCAATCTGCTGGGCGACGGCTTGCGCGATGCGCTCGACCCGAAGCTCAAGCGCTGA
- a CDS encoding ABC transporter ATP-binding protein has translation MPLLDIKDLHVEFPTQGGVLHAVDGVSLTLEEGEVLGIVGESGSGKSVTMMALMGLVGFPGRVRAEHMRFAGKDLLGISDKARRSLVGKEVAMIFQEPTTSLNPCFTIGFQLMETLRLHLNLDKRTAKKRATELLEQVGIPAASSRLGSYPHQLSGGMNQRVMIAMAIACNPRLLIADEPTTALDVTIQAQILDLLRDLQKERGMALVLITHNMGVVSEMAQRIAVMYAGQVMEHQRVDRLFASPQHPYTEALLAALPERAAPEGRLATISGVVPGVHDRPSGCLFAPRCSYVTTRACNVRPALREWQGAEVRCHYPLGEPGRIVAIEQDRPQQLPVAEALP, from the coding sequence ATGCCTTTGCTGGACATCAAGGATTTGCATGTCGAGTTCCCTACGCAGGGCGGCGTGCTGCATGCGGTCGACGGCGTGAGCCTCACGCTTGAAGAGGGCGAGGTGCTCGGCATCGTCGGCGAATCGGGCTCGGGCAAGAGCGTCACGATGATGGCGCTCATGGGGCTCGTCGGTTTCCCGGGCCGCGTGCGCGCGGAGCACATGCGCTTCGCGGGCAAGGACCTGCTCGGCATCTCCGACAAGGCGCGCCGCTCGCTGGTCGGCAAGGAGGTCGCGATGATCTTCCAGGAGCCGACCACCAGCCTCAACCCCTGCTTCACCATCGGCTTCCAGCTGATGGAGACGCTGCGTTTGCACCTGAACCTCGACAAGCGCACGGCCAAGAAGCGCGCGACCGAACTGCTGGAGCAGGTCGGCATTCCCGCTGCATCCTCGCGTCTCGGAAGCTACCCGCACCAGCTCTCGGGCGGCATGAACCAGCGCGTAATGATCGCGATGGCCATCGCCTGCAACCCGCGCCTCCTGATCGCCGATGAGCCGACCACCGCGCTCGACGTCACCATCCAGGCGCAGATCCTCGACCTGCTGCGCGACCTGCAGAAGGAGCGCGGCATGGCGCTGGTGCTCATCACCCACAACATGGGCGTGGTGAGCGAGATGGCGCAGCGCATCGCCGTGATGTACGCAGGCCAGGTGATGGAGCACCAGCGTGTCGACCGGCTCTTCGCATCGCCGCAGCACCCCTACACCGAGGCCCTGCTCGCGGCATTGCCCGAGCGCGCCGCGCCCGAAGGGCGGCTGGCCACCATCAGCGGCGTGGTGCCCGGCGTGCACGACCGGCCTTCGGGCTGCCTGTTCGCGCCGCGCTGCAGCTACGTCACCACGCGCGCCTGCAATGTGCGCCCTGCATTGCGCGAGTGGCAGGGCGCCGAGGTGCGCTGCCACTACCCGCTCGGCGAGCCGGGTCGCATCGTGGCGATCGAGCAGGACCGACCGCAGCAGTTGCCCGTGGCGGAGGCGCTGCCATGA
- a CDS encoding dipeptide ABC transporter ATP-binding protein, producing the protein MNNDQGAPGDIVVEATNLQRTYDVRRGLFRAPAHLRAVGDISFRLERGRTLAVVGESGCGKSTLARMVALIEKPTAGQLTLVGADAVNPPAERKRELRQAVQLVFQNPYGSLNPRKKISAVLEDPLAINTTMGKSERAAKAREMLARVGLRPEYANRYPHMFSGGQRQRIAIARALMLSPRLLVADEPVSALDVSIQAQVLNLLADLQAELGLAYLFISHDLGVVRHIAHDVLVMYLGHAVEQGPKGRIFARPLHPYTQALLASTPGLSSQRIVLKGELPSPLNPPTGCVFNTRCQHVQQRCREERPLLRALDERLVACHYAEKFLDGAPPLRADVPVLAVPMAMNP; encoded by the coding sequence ATGAACAACGACCAAGGCGCGCCCGGCGACATCGTGGTCGAGGCCACCAACCTGCAGCGCACCTACGACGTGCGGCGCGGGCTCTTTCGCGCGCCGGCGCATCTGCGCGCGGTGGGTGACATCTCGTTCCGGCTCGAACGCGGCCGCACACTGGCGGTGGTCGGCGAATCGGGCTGCGGCAAGTCCACGCTCGCGCGCATGGTCGCGCTGATCGAGAAGCCGACGGCGGGGCAGCTCACCCTCGTGGGCGCCGATGCGGTGAACCCGCCGGCCGAGCGCAAGCGCGAGCTGCGCCAGGCGGTGCAGCTGGTGTTCCAGAACCCCTACGGCTCGCTCAATCCGCGCAAGAAGATCTCGGCCGTGCTCGAAGACCCGCTCGCGATCAACACCACGATGGGCAAGTCGGAGCGCGCCGCCAAGGCGCGCGAGATGCTCGCCCGCGTGGGCCTCAGGCCCGAATACGCGAACCGCTATCCGCACATGTTTTCGGGCGGCCAGCGCCAGCGCATCGCGATCGCGCGCGCGCTCATGCTGTCGCCGCGCCTCCTGGTAGCCGACGAGCCGGTGTCGGCGCTCGACGTGTCGATCCAGGCGCAGGTGCTGAACCTGCTGGCCGACCTGCAGGCCGAGCTGGGCCTTGCGTACCTCTTCATCTCGCACGACCTCGGCGTGGTGCGCCACATCGCGCACGACGTGCTCGTGATGTACCTCGGCCATGCGGTGGAGCAGGGCCCCAAGGGGCGCATCTTCGCGCGCCCGCTGCATCCGTACACGCAGGCCTTGCTGGCCTCGACGCCGGGGCTCAGCAGCCAGCGCATCGTGCTCAAGGGCGAGCTGCCGTCGCCGCTGAATCCGCCCACGGGCTGCGTGTTCAACACGCGTTGCCAGCATGTGCAGCAGCGCTGCCGCGAAGAGCGGCCCCTGCTGCGCGCACTCGACGAGCGGCTGGTGGCCTGCCACTACGCAGAGAAGTTCCTCGATGGCGCGCCACCCTTGCGCGCCGACGTTCCCGTGCTCGCCGTTCCGATGGCGATGAATCCCTGA